A window of Chlorobium phaeobacteroides DSM 266 genomic DNA:
AGCTCTGGAGGGAGTGCAGAAAATCGCCATGCTCGATCCACAGCAACCTGTCGAAGCCATGGAAACACTGCTCTCGGTATCGCTGATCGAGCGGTACTATAATCCTAAATGGAAAACCGATGAGTTTCTGGTGTCATCCCTTGTGCGAAGCTGGCTGGAAAAGAGAGGTATAGCCAAACCCGTACCTGAGCTGTTGCAGAAGGCTGCAACCTATCACGAGTGGCTTCTGATGCACGAACGAAACACGCTCGATCAGGCAATCACTACCCATACGGCGCTCATGAACGCAGGGATGGACGAAAAGGCACATCGCATAACGCTTGACCGGATTGTCGGGCCGATGAATATGGCAGGGATGTACCAGACCCTGCTGCAGACATGGCTGCTTCCAGCCTGTAACTCCGATGACCAGCAAACTCTGGCGGTAGCTTTGGGGGAAACAGGACGTCAATATCTCGATTTGTGTGAATATGAGACGGCTCTGGAGTACCTGAACCGGTCGCTTTCGATAAGGCAGGAAATCGGTCACAAGTTAAGAGAAGGCGCGACGTTGAATAATATTTCTCAGATATATAAAGTCCGAGGGGAGTATGACACGGCGCTGGAGTACCTCAACCGCTCTCTTGCGATATGCCAGGAGATCGGCGACAAACGGGGTGAAGGCACCACGCTCAATAATATTTCGCTGATATATAGTGCCCGAGGGGAGTATGACACGGCGCTGGAGTACCTCAAGCGATCCCTTGCGATCAGGCAGGAGATCGGCGACAAAAAGGGCGAAGGTGCCACACTCAATAATATTTCGCAGATATATCATGCCCGAGGGGAGTATGACACGGCGCTGGAGTACCTCAACCGCTCCCTTGCGATATGCCAGGAGATCGGCGACAAAAAGGGCGAAGGCACCACGCTCAATAATATTTCGCTGATATATAAAGTCCGAGGGGAGTATGACACGGCGCTGGAGTACCTCAAACGCTCCCTTGAGATCAGACAGGAGATCGGCGACAGTGCGGGGTTATGTGCAACACTGTTCAACATGGGTCATATTCATGCACAAAACGAAGATCTGCCGAATGCGGTATCATCGTGGGTAACGTCTTACAGGATAGCGAGCAACATCAATCTGGCGGAAGGATTACAGGCACTGGCAGCACTTGCGCCTCAGCTTGGGTTGCCTGAAGGACTTGAGGGGTGGGAGATGCTGGCGAAGCAGATGGATGAGCAACAGAAACAATCATAACTGCCGGATGAATGTGGGTAAAAAGAGAGATGTGATCGGAAAACAAGAATAAGCCAAAAACGGAAAACAAAAATCACCCAGGCTTAGCGTAAAAAAAGACGGAAGAGGGCGTTGATCCATAGGTGAAATACCTTCGCGTGCAGTACAATGGCAAAAAGGATAAACAAAAGGCGACATCCTGATTATCCGGCGAGTTGACAGGCTCGGCTGCTCACTTCGGGGCCTGATCGATATTTTCGAGCAGTTGCAGAAATGGGGAGTGGGATTCCGATCAGGCAATGACGGAGGAACCGATACCACAAAATTCACGGGCGAGCTATTACCGGTATTTTGGGATTATAGGGCAGTGTCGTGTCAAGATTGTTCTGACGGATGCAATTCCAGTCAGGCCTGAACTTTCGTTCAGGATGAACCAGCTGAAATCTGAGGCACAACTCAAGCGTGGCATAACACTATATTGACCGGGCGATTCTGGCGATTTCCCTGGCGATACTCTCGGGTGCGAGGACGAAGTCAATGCACCCGGTATCTATTGCGCTCTCGGGCATGTCTGGCTGTGTCGCCGTGTCGAGCTTCTGGGCAATGGTGATGCCGCCAACTTCCTTGATGCCGCACAGCGCAGCCGCTCCGTCGCCGTCATAGCCGGAGACGATGACGGCAATGAGCTTCCCGTCCCAGTTGTTTGTGAGTGAACGCAGAAAGATCGTTATCACGTCGGGCCAACCCCGTGGCTTGAAGATCGGCTCAAGGCGGAATTCGCCATCAAGAACATGCAGGTCACGCTTTTCCGGGATGATGAACACGTGGTTGGGCTCAATGACGAGGTTGTCGGTGATCAACTCAACTGGCATCGTTGTGTATTTCGGGAGGATTTCGTGCAACAGGGTAGCCACGGTTCTGAGGTGATTGACGATGACGATGGCGACCCCCAGGTCAGCCGGCAGATTCTGCAGCAGCTGAATGTATGCATCAAGACCACCAGCCGAACCTCCCACGCATACGACCGGAAAGTTTCTGGTTGCACTCTCAGCTTTCATTGAGCATTTCTCCATTTTCAGGCCATGAGGTTCGCGCAGCCGGCAGTTTCTGGAGCCGACGGGGGTTGCTCAGTACCGCTTGCTCCGAACCTGTCGAACAACAATCAGATTGATCCGCCTGAACCGCGGATTGTTGAATGGTAACCAATATAAGAGATGACATACTCACGATTCAAAATGGTGCTGATTTTATATAAGGTAAACGGTTATCAGATTTGATCAGTGATATTTACGCCTCTTGAGCAGATCGGTATAAGAACGCTGATAACTGCCGCTTTTTCTGTGAACTCGTAAAATGAATGTACGCAAAGACTTTGACTGCTTAAAGTGCTGCTGCTGTCTTCCGGTATTGTGCGATACTGATAAATCGAAAAGCGATGTATTTGTTGAAATTGTTCTTGATCAATAAACTTTATGCCGAAGCTCTTTGTTTATTAAAGTATACATAAAAGAGTTGATGTAAGGAGGTAACAAGTTTGTTGCAGCCAGGAAAGCTCTTTTCATTTAAACGGAGAAAAGCATGCTCGAAACTATTGCAATCATCCTTCTTGTTCTCTGGCTTCTTGGTCTTGTGACTTCATATACGATGGGCGGACTTATTCATGGTCTTCTGGTCATAGCTATCGTGGTTATTCTGATTCGTGTCATACAAGGCCGTCGCATTTAGAGAATAGCAGCCATCTGATGTCGGACACCGGGAACTGCTTTTTTTAAGCAGCTTAAGACGGTTTTCAGGGCAGGAAAGAGAGGCAGAAGAACCTCAGACTTTTTATAAACCCGGATAATCCGGAAGAAACGGTGTGGTATGCCGGAAATGTTATGTGATGCAGTAATATTTTGATGAAGCGAAGATGAGTTTTATGAACCAAAACAGGAGATACTCATGATTAACTGGGATCAGATTGAAGGCAACTGGAAACAACTCAAGGGCAGAGTGCAGGTGCAGTGGGGCAAGCTCACTGATGATGATCTGGATGTTGTTGAAGGAAAACGAGAACAATTTCTCGGCAAGATTCAGGAGCGGTACGGCATTGCTAAAGAGGATGCTGAAAAAATGGTTGACAAGTGGGAGAAGTCTGCCGACGATTCATGGTTCTCAAAATGACGCATTAAGAGGTTGTGTTTCAGGGACAACATGATTTGGGGTGCAGGTGAGTTGTGCAGACAATATCCTGTACCTCATTTTTTATTAATACGCTTTCGATCCGAACCAGGGGTAAAACCTCGAATGTTCATTCTGTTTATCTCAATCGTCTCGGCTCTTCTCATTGTTCAATGCGAAAAAGCTCATCGTTTCCCCATTCCATCCGGTTTTAACACCTCCGGTTATTGTTATGCCGCAAACATTTTCACCCATGAGACATACTTGTTCATCCAGTTTTGGAGGAATGGTTTGCTCTCGGCACCGATATTGCCGGCATCATCAAACAATCCGGTATTGAGCTGTATAAATACTTCAGGTTGAGCCAGAGTTGGCATATCAAGACTTGCGAGAATGTTACGCAAATGCTGTTGTGCCAAAGCGGTGCCGATGGTTCCGACCGAAACGCCTGCAATACCAGCCGGTTTACCCTTCCATGAGTTATGGCCATATGGACGAGAAGCATGGTCGATTGCGTTTTTGAGAACCCCCGGTATTGATCGGTTATATTCCGGCGTAACAAATAAAATGCCCTGGGCCGACTTTATTTCATGTTTTAACCGCTTGACGGATTTGGCCTGATTGTCATCATCATCCTGATTATAGAGCGGCAGGTCATCGATTTGTAACTGCTTGAATGACAACTCCGGATGTTCCAGCATTCCAAGGGCGGTTGCCAATTTGCGGTTAAATGAATCCTTTCGAAGACTGCCGACGATGACAGCTATCTGGTATTTGCACATGATGTTATATTTAAAATGTTGACTATCAGGGAGGTGAGCCCTGAAAGACTACTATCGTCATTTGATTTATTCACGGCTGTTGCCGTAAACCAGCAGTACTTCGCTGGCAACAATTGCCCCCACTCCGAACAAAATCGGAATATTGACACTCTTTTTTTCCATGCGTGATCACTTCCGGAACCACATCCCCTCACAATCACAGGTGTCCCGCAGGCCAGTGCTACGATCATGACCAGTCCAAACGGTTCAGGCCGGTTTATGGTATTGAGCAGCGCTTTGGCGTTTTTCAGCGGCATATTGCATTCCTTCGCCAGCATGATTGCCTGATCCGGCTTTTTCTCTTCAGAAAAACGACCCGGATTGAGGACATAATCCACAGGATGCTCATTCAACTCAAAACTGAAGGCAGGATAGCCGTGATGAATAGTATTGATCCGGTTGATATTTTCGAGCGGGCGCCGGCGGGAATTACTGATTGAGACAGAAGCCATATCACGGTATAACCTGAGCATTGTCGGACTGTCGCCCTGATCAAGCCTGCCGTGCATTGTCAGAACGGTTGGAGTCCGGGTTTTGCAGGCATTGGGCAGAGTCAGGTATTCGAGATGTGCATGAGTGATGTCAAAATCATCCTGCATTTTTTCATAGACCCGGCTCAGCATCATCATCGTCAATTTCCCTCTTTTTTGAGAGAAACACCGGAGAGCAGAGGGGCTTCCAGAGAGAGCGTTCTCTCAGCAAGCGATTTACGCCCGGCTGATAACCATACTCTGATGGTGTCAAGAGGTTTGCCGAGTATGTTCGATATTGATCTGTGTTTTAATCCTGACACCGCTGAAAGCAGTACCGAAAGTTTTATATCGGCATCCCGCTTTAGTAATACCGTTCCCAGCTTTTCCATAGGAGTACATGACGGTTTCGGAATACAGGTTGCATTGTCGTGACTGAAAGTATTGAAATAACACTCTCTGAATGTTTTGTATACCTCACTTTCATGCGTATCAAGAGTGACATTCAGATAGGTTATGTTGACCAGTTCAGTGGCTGACGCCTCAGATCCGGTCATCCAATACGCAAGGGTGTATATATCATCCATTAAATCTAACGGCTTTCTTTTTTCCCTGGTCACGGTTTCTCCCTTTAATGGCTTTCAGAACAGTTGTAAGGACAGGTAATTTAAAGCATTTTATCTCAATGAAATAGCAGAAAACATACAGACCAGGCCAGACTGCGATTATCGTTCTTTACAGGCAAACATTATCTCTTTTGTCTCCGACACCCACACGCAGACGCGCTCCACAAAAAACAGTCACGCTGACCCCGACCCACCCATTAACCGGTTGCATTTCCTGTTTATTGAACAAAAACCACTTCCTCTCACTCATACTTTAAAAAACAAAGCGCAAGGACTAATAGTTCAGGACCAGAGCGATTATCGTTACGCTTCGAGTGGACATTATTGGTTATTATAGCCTGCCTGAAGTGACCTCGTTTACTCTTTGTGATCGGAAAACAAGAATCCCCCGGGGTTAGCGTAAAAAAATATTCACCGCTTCGTATGTGCTGCTTGTAATGGAGAGAGAACTGACGGGTGCGGGAGTTTATCGGGGAATCTGCAACGCAACATTGCCCGAGGCCGGGGTCCGGCGTTCGCGGGTGCCGGTTCATTGCTGGTGATACATCTTCACCGTGAAACCGGAAATTTCCGGATGTCGGGATGGTGTGCTGCTGACGTACAGAACCTCGAAGTGATTTGTTGGAGCGTTCACGTTTCATCACATTCGTGCAAAATCAAAGTCGCCTCTCTGCTGATTTTATTACCTTGCGTCATCAAATCACTGGTACGCTTGCAGGTTTTTTTTATCAAATGCGCGGCAATGAAATTTTATGTTCATAATGAGTGGTTTATTTGCAGTGCCTGAATTGCTTTTTAAGATTGTTTTATAGGTTGTTTTATGAAAATCGGCATATCGTGTTATCACACTTACGGGGGGAGCGGGGCAATTGCCGCCGAACTGGGCAAGGCTCTGGCAGCCAAGGGTCATATTATCCATTTTTTCAGTCAGGCGGCACCGTTCAGATTGGGTGCGTATTCGCCCAATATTTTTTATCACGAGGTAGAGGCGATGCACTATCCGCTTTTTGAGTGTCCTTTTTACGCTCTTGCGCTTGCCTCCAAAATTGCAGAGGTTGCCTTGTATGAAAAACTCGATGTGGTTCATGCGCATTATGCCATTCCTCATGCGATGAGCGCAGTGCTTGCGCGGCAGATGCTTGAAGATACCTGCGCCGAATCCCGATGTTTTCGTATTGCCACAACGTTGCATGGTACGGATATAACCGTTGTCGGGGCTGACCGGAGCATGCAGAATGTCGTCAGGCTTGCCATTAACAAGTCTGACGGGGTTACGGCGGTTTCATCATACCTGAAGGAAGAGACGATCCGGATGTTCAGTCCTCGCAAGGAGATTTCCGTGATTCCGAATTTTGTTGATACCTCATTGTTTGCGCGTTCTCCAAACCAGGCGGTTCGAGAACAGCTTGGTCTCGGTGATGAAAAAATCATTATTCATATTTCGAATTTCAGACCGGTAAAGTGTATCGGCGATATTCTTCGGGTTTTTGAAGGTATTGGCAGACGGATTGACGCAACGCTTCTTCTTGTGGGTGACGGTCCTGAACGCAGCGATGCCGAGATATGGGTACGTGAGCAGGGTATTGCCGATCGGGTGAGGTTTTTAGGCAAACTTGACGATATTGTGCCGCTGTTGTCGATTGCCGATCTCATGCTGATGCCGAGTAATGTCGAGTCTTTCGGACTTGCAGCGCTTGAAGCGATGGCTTGCGGTGTGCCGGTGGTTGCAACCGATGCCGGCGGGTTTCCCGAATTTATTGCGCAGGGAGAGCACGGGTATCTGCTTCCACCCGGCGATATTGCCGGTATGACAGAAAAATCGATGCTGCTTCTTGCCAATCCGGAACACTGGGCAGAGTGTTCGGCGGCTTGCGTTCTCCAGGCAAAGAGGTTCGAGACCTCTCTGCTTGTTGAACAGTATGAAGCGTACTATCGCGCCCTTATCGAGGGAGCTTGATGATTCATGATCAGTAGCGTTTGTTGGCAAGAAGAACCGTGCGGTATTTTTCGAGGTTTTCAAGAACCTCTCCGGTACCTCTTGCAACAGCGGTCAGCGGGTCTTCGCTGATATGGACGGCAAGCCTGGTTTCTTCGTTGATTTTTTTGTCAAGCCCTTTTATCAGTGCTCCTCCACCTGCAAGAAAGAGTCCGCGGTCGAGAATATCCGCTGAAAGCTCCGGTTTTGTAACCTCGAGGCTTTTCTTGACCGACGCGATGATCTGGCTTATCGGCGTTGCAATTGCTTCCCTGATGGTGGGGGAGTTGACCTCCCGTTCTTCAGGCAAAGCGGTAACGAGGTTTCTGCCTCTGACCGTCATGGTCAGCTCTTTTTCAAGCTTGTAGGCCGAAGCGATTTTGATTTTGACATCTTCAGCAGTACGCTCTCCGATGGCAAGGTTGTAGGTTTTGCGGAAATGGCGGATGATGGCGTTTGTTATATCGGTGCCGGCAACACGCAGTGACTCTCCAGAAGCAATACCACCGAGTGAGATAACGGCGATTTCTGTTGTGCCGCCTCCGATATCGACAATCATGTTGCCCATAGGTTCCTTGACATCGATGCCTATACCGATCGCTGCGGCCATCGGTTCAGCAATAAGAAAAACCTCTTTTGCTCCGACATGTTCTGCCGAGTCCCGTACGGCTCGTTTTTCCACTTCGGTGATGCCTGAGGGAATGCCGATTACCATACGTCTGATGCCGAATGAAAACTGGCTTTTGGTTTTTTTGATCAGGCCTTTTATCAGTTCTTCCGTTGCTTCGTAATCGGCAATGACGCCGCTGGCAAGCGGTCGTATGGTGATGATGCCGGGGTGTGTCTTTTCATGCATCAGGAGTGCGTCGTGCCCGATGGCTACTACTTTTCCGGTGTTGCGCTCACGGGCTACGATTGACGGTTCGTTGAGGACAACTCCTTTATCGCGGATAAAAATCAGGGTGTTCGCTGTTCCGAGATCAATTGCGATATCTCTGAACAGATTGCTGAAAAAACTCATGGTATCAATAGGTATAATAATGTGGGATCATAGCGGCCTGGAAAGGTGTCTGTCGGATCTGTTTTTCCAGGATTTCAACTGAACAGCAAGGTAGTTAATTGAACTTTTTTTTCAAATGAAAAGAAGAGCTTCATGGGACATTTTTAGCTTGTTTACAGGAGTTTTTCAATCAGGGTGCCGCTGAATTCGATTTACGCTTCCTGGGCAACAGGGCAAGGATGCGCCCGGAAGATTTTAATCCCGGTATGATAAACAGGGATGCACGATATTTTAAGTCGCACACTTTTTTTTGCCCTGTTTCTATTCCGAGCCTCATTGAGTACATTAAAGAACGAGGTCGCTATGCTTTTTGAACTTAATTCACTACTGATAACGTGTTAAAAATATTCTGTTTTGCCCAGGATGGTGAGGCTCTGAAAAAACAGTTGAGCCGTAGCGTTTCTTTTGATTCCGGAGTTCAGGATGTCGTCAATGATATTCTTGAACAGGTTCGCACCCGGGGTGACGCAGCACTTCTTGAGTATACCGAGCGCTTTCAGGGAGCCCGGCTTAATGAAATGATGGTTTCCGGCGAAGAGATCAGAAGTGCTTATGAGCAGGTGGATTCCGGATTTCTTGAGGTGATGCATGAGGCCTATCGCAATATTACCCGATTTCACCAGCACGAGGTGGAAAACAGTTTTTTTTATGAAGGCGCGGGGGGCGTAATTCTCGGCCAGAGGGTTACTCCGATGCAGCGGGCACTCCTGTATGTTCCCGGAGGGATGGCCTCTTATCCTTCATCGCTCTTGATGAATGCTGCGCCTGCAAAGGTTGCCGGCGTGAGGGATATTGTTGTTACCACCCCTTGCGATCCGGATGGACGTGTGAATCCGCATATTCTTGCGGCTGCCGCAGTTGCCGGAATTGACTCTGTTTACAAACTTGGAGGGGCTCAGGCAATCGCCGCGTTTGCCTATGGTACGGAGAGCATTCCGAAAGTGGATATTATTACCGGACCTGGTAACAAGTATGTTGCGCTTGCAAAAAAACAGGTGTTTGGACATGTCTCCATCGACAGCATTGCCGGTCCGTCAGAAGTTGTTGTGATTGCCGATGAAACAGCAAACCCGGACTTTATCGTTCTTGATATGTTTGCACAGGCAGAGCATGATGCGGATGCTTCGGCGGTGCTTATTACTCCATCCGAATCGCTTGCAGCAGCCGTTCGCGAGACTGCCCGCCGGAGGATCGGCTCGATGCTGCGCAAGGATATCATCGGTTCAGCTCTTGAAAAAAACGGCGCTATCGTGATCGTTCAATCAATAGAGGAGGCCTGTTTGGTGTCGGATATGATTGCGCCGGAACATCTCGAACTGCATGTCGACCGTCCATGGGATCTGCTGCCGAGCATCAATCATGCCGGGGCAGTGTTCATAGGGAGTTACTCCTGTGAAACGGTAGGGGATTATTTCGCAGGCCCGAACCACACGCTTCCGACCAACGGGACGGCCCGATTTTTTTCTCCGCTTTCTGTTCGTGATTTTGTCAAGCACACCTCAATTATTTCCTACTCAAAAAAACAGCTTCAGGAATGTGGTAAAAAAATTGCCGCATTTGCCGATTATGAGGGTCTTCAGGCTCATGCTGAGGCTGTCCGCGTAAGACTTGATTCGTGATGAAGGTCAGTGATTTCGATTATGAACTTCCGGAGTCGCACATTGCCCGGTATCCTCCGGATGAGAGGGGCTCAACCAGACTGCTTGTACTGCAAAGATCGACAGGCGAAATTATGCACAGTCGCTATGCCGGGCTGCACGGCTTTTTGCGAAAGGGCGATCTTCTTGTGCTCAACAACAGCAGGGTAGTCAAGGCGAGGATGTTCGCCTTTAAGCCTACGGGAGGAAAGATTGAGCTTGTGCTGCTCGAAAAACATGGAGATGAGCAGAACCTTGTCCTTTACAGGGGAAGCCTTAAAAAAGGAGATGCGCTTCTTGCTTATGGTTGTGAATTTGGTGTTGAAGAGCTGGTCGGGCAGGGCGTTGCCGTGCTTTCAGTAAAGGGCGAGGGGACGGTTCAGGATGTTTTTGAGCGTTATGCCGCGATGCCTATTCCTCCCTACCTGAAACGGGAGGCTGAGGAGATTGATCGTGAACGCTATCAGACCGTTTTTGCTGAACAGCCCGGATCGGTTGCCGCTCCTACGGCTTCACTCAATATGACCGGCGAACTGTTTGACTCGCTTCGGCAAAAAGGAGTATCGATCGCCTCTATGACCCTGCATGTCGGCCTTGGAACTTTTCTGCCAATCCGAGTCGATCATTTTGATGAGCATGTCATGCATCGGGAGTTTTATGTGATTCCTGATGAAACGATCGCCCTGATTCGAACAACAAAAAATAATGGAGGGCGAGTAATCGCTGTAGGGACAACGGTTACTCGGGCGCTTGAACATGCGGCAGACGTTGTTTTCAACAGCAACGGTAACGGATCGGTATCCGGCGAAGCCGACATTTTTATCTATCCGGGATACCGGTTTCGGGTTATTGACGCTCTTCTGACAAATTTTCATGCTCCGCGCTCGACGGTACTGATGCTGACAGCGGCTTTTGCCGGTGCAGAAAAGCTTTTTCATGCTTATGCTGAGGCTCTTCGTTGGGAGTATGATTTTTTGAGCTATGGTGACAGCA
This region includes:
- a CDS encoding glycosyltransferase family protein, which produces MMMLSRVYEKMQDDFDITHAHLEYLTLPNACKTRTPTVLTMHGRLDQGDSPTMLRLYRDMASVSISNSRRRPLENINRINTIHHGYPAFSFELNEHPVDYVLNPGRFSEEKKPDQAIMLAKECNMPLKNAKALLNTINRPEPFGLVMIVALACGTPVIVRGCGSGSDHAWKKRVSIFRFCSEWGQLLPAKYCWFTATAVNKSNDDSSLSGLTSLIVNILNITSCANTR
- the bshA gene encoding N-acetyl-alpha-D-glucosaminyl L-malate synthase BshA; amino-acid sequence: MKIGISCYHTYGGSGAIAAELGKALAAKGHIIHFFSQAAPFRLGAYSPNIFYHEVEAMHYPLFECPFYALALASKIAEVALYEKLDVVHAHYAIPHAMSAVLARQMLEDTCAESRCFRIATTLHGTDITVVGADRSMQNVVRLAINKSDGVTAVSSYLKEETIRMFSPRKEISVIPNFVDTSLFARSPNQAVREQLGLGDEKIIIHISNFRPVKCIGDILRVFEGIGRRIDATLLLVGDGPERSDAEIWVREQGIADRVRFLGKLDDIVPLLSIADLMLMPSNVESFGLAALEAMACGVPVVATDAGGFPEFIAQGEHGYLLPPGDIAGMTEKSMLLLANPEHWAECSAACVLQAKRFETSLLVEQYEAYYRALIEGA
- the mreB gene encoding rod shape-determining protein; this encodes MSFFSNLFRDIAIDLGTANTLIFIRDKGVVLNEPSIVARERNTGKVVAIGHDALLMHEKTHPGIITIRPLASGVIADYEATEELIKGLIKKTKSQFSFGIRRMVIGIPSGITEVEKRAVRDSAEHVGAKEVFLIAEPMAAAIGIGIDVKEPMGNMIVDIGGGTTEIAVISLGGIASGESLRVAGTDITNAIIRHFRKTYNLAIGERTAEDVKIKIASAYKLEKELTMTVRGRNLVTALPEEREVNSPTIREAIATPISQIIASVKKSLEVTKPELSADILDRGLFLAGGGALIKGLDKKINEETRLAVHISEDPLTAVARGTGEVLENLEKYRTVLLANKRY
- the hisD gene encoding histidinol dehydrogenase, with protein sequence MLKIFCFAQDGEALKKQLSRSVSFDSGVQDVVNDILEQVRTRGDAALLEYTERFQGARLNEMMVSGEEIRSAYEQVDSGFLEVMHEAYRNITRFHQHEVENSFFYEGAGGVILGQRVTPMQRALLYVPGGMASYPSSLLMNAAPAKVAGVRDIVVTTPCDPDGRVNPHILAAAAVAGIDSVYKLGGAQAIAAFAYGTESIPKVDIITGPGNKYVALAKKQVFGHVSIDSIAGPSEVVVIADETANPDFIVLDMFAQAEHDADASAVLITPSESLAAAVRETARRRIGSMLRKDIIGSALEKNGAIVIVQSIEEACLVSDMIAPEHLELHVDRPWDLLPSINHAGAVFIGSYSCETVGDYFAGPNHTLPTNGTARFFSPLSVRDFVKHTSIISYSKKQLQECGKKIAAFADYEGLQAHAEAVRVRLDS
- a CDS encoding RNA polymerase sigma factor is translated as MTREKRKPLDLMDDIYTLAYWMTGSEASATELVNITYLNVTLDTHESEVYKTFRECYFNTFSHDNATCIPKPSCTPMEKLGTVLLKRDADIKLSVLLSAVSGLKHRSISNILGKPLDTIRVWLSAGRKSLAERTLSLEAPLLSGVSLKKEGN
- a CDS encoding chemotaxis protein CheB encodes the protein MKAESATRNFPVVCVGGSAGGLDAYIQLLQNLPADLGVAIVIVNHLRTVATLLHEILPKYTTMPVELITDNLVIEPNHVFIIPEKRDLHVLDGEFRLEPIFKPRGWPDVITIFLRSLTNNWDGKLIAVIVSGYDGDGAAALCGIKEVGGITIAQKLDTATQPDMPESAIDTGCIDFVLAPESIAREIARIARSI
- a CDS encoding CsbD family protein, translating into MINWDQIEGNWKQLKGRVQVQWGKLTDDDLDVVEGKREQFLGKIQERYGIAKEDAEKMVDKWEKSADDSWFSK
- a CDS encoding NADPH-dependent FMN reductase, translating into MCKYQIAVIVGSLRKDSFNRKLATALGMLEHPELSFKQLQIDDLPLYNQDDDDNQAKSVKRLKHEIKSAQGILFVTPEYNRSIPGVLKNAIDHASRPYGHNSWKGKPAGIAGVSVGTIGTALAQQHLRNILASLDMPTLAQPEVFIQLNTGLFDDAGNIGAESKPFLQNWMNKYVSWVKMFAA
- the queA gene encoding tRNA preQ1(34) S-adenosylmethionine ribosyltransferase-isomerase QueA, with protein sequence MKVSDFDYELPESHIARYPPDERGSTRLLVLQRSTGEIMHSRYAGLHGFLRKGDLLVLNNSRVVKARMFAFKPTGGKIELVLLEKHGDEQNLVLYRGSLKKGDALLAYGCEFGVEELVGQGVAVLSVKGEGTVQDVFERYAAMPIPPYLKREAEEIDRERYQTVFAEQPGSVAAPTASLNMTGELFDSLRQKGVSIASMTLHVGLGTFLPIRVDHFDEHVMHREFYVIPDETIALIRTTKNNGGRVIAVGTTVTRALEHAADVVFNSNGNGSVSGEADIFIYPGYRFRVIDALLTNFHAPRSTVLMLTAAFAGAEKLFHAYAEALRWEYDFLSYGDSMLIL
- a CDS encoding lmo0937 family membrane protein encodes the protein MLETIAIILLVLWLLGLVTSYTMGGLIHGLLVIAIVVILIRVIQGRRI